From Chloroflexota bacterium:
GCGCCGCGCTTCGTGGCCTCGACGGCAGGGTCGCCTCCGTTCGCGCACAGCTCGCGGCTCGATCGGGCGGCGATGGGGAGTGGCATGTCGGCGGCCTCTGGGTAATCCGCGGAACACGACGGAACAGACGACTCGTCGCCGAGTTCCGGCACCTGTTCGCTGCGCGCTTTCCCGCCACTGGGGCGGCATGGTCCGGCGCCCTCGCGGACCCTACGACCCCGATGCCGTCGGCGGCCGGCATGCTGTGGACGGACGTTCGCGGCGAGCGGCTCCACCCCGGTCGGGATCGGGACGAACGGACCCGTCCCGGTCGGGATGGGGGCGACATGACGCGCTACCAGCCCCACGATTAGCCTGCGCCGCTGGACGGACGCCGGTCCGTTCCAAAGAAGAACGGACCCGAGCGCGACCAGGTGCGCGCTCGCCAGAACGGACCCGAGCGCGACCAGGTGCGTTCCGACCAGTGACGTGCTACCGCTGGCGAGCCCGCGGCGATGCCCGCCAGATACGATCCGAGCGTGAAGTTGGGCGCGCGTGGCAGGGTCGAGCGTCGGCGACGCGCCGGGTGATCGGCCTACTGATGGCGGCGACAGAGCCGACCCGCAGCACCGGTGGGATGGCCCAACCGGCTAGGCCAACGATGCGGCATCATGCGCGGATGGAACTCCCCGAGGCCGCGGCACCGATCGAGGCGTTCGGCGGGACCCCGGCGACCACAGCCGCCGCAGCTCCACCGGCCGCCGCAGCTCCACCGGCCGCCGCAGCTCCACCGGCCGCCGCAGCTCCCCCGGCGACCAGCGCCGCAGCCCAGGCCGAAGCAGCCGCCACCGCGCCGCCGGCCGCCACCGCGCCGCCGGCGACCACCGCCGCCGAGGCCGAAGCGGCCGACGCCAACGCGAAGCGATCCCTCATCCTCCTCGTGATCGCCCACGCGGTGAACCACTCCTACGCGGTGCTCCTCCCCCTCATCTTTCTCAGGATCATCGACGAGTTCCACGTCACGGAAGGACAGATCGCGTATCTCGCGGCATTCGGATCGGTGGCCTCCGGGCTCGTCCAGCTGAGCTACGCGTCGCTCACCCGGATCCTGTCGCGCCGCGCCCTCCTCGGGATCGGCGGGGTCATCTTCGGGGGCGGGTTCGCCGCCCAGGCGCTCGCCAGCGGCTTCGGTACGTTCGCGATCCCCAACGTGCTGTCACGGATCGGCGGATCGCCCCAGCATCCGGTCGGCAACGGGCTGCTCACCGAGCAGTTCCCGCCCCACCGGCGGGGCTTCGCGATCAGCGCCCACATCGCCGGCGGCAACGTCGGGACGGTCGTCGTCGCTCTCATCGGCGCCTCGATGATCGGCGCGCTCGGCTGGCGCACGACGTCGATCCTCTTCGGCATTCCGG
This genomic window contains:
- a CDS encoding MFS transporter gives rise to the protein MELPEAAAPIEAFGGTPATTAAAAPPAAAAPPAAAAPPAAAAPPATSAAAQAEAAATAPPAATAPPATTAAEAEAADANAKRSLILLVIAHAVNHSYAVLLPLIFLRIIDEFHVTEGQIAYLAAFGSVASGLVQLSYASLTRILSRRALLGIGGVIFGGGFAAQALASGFGTFAIPNVLSRIGGSPQHPVGNGLLTEQFPPHRRGFAISAHIAGGNVGTVVVALIGASMIGALGWRTTSILFGIPAIVIAGLIVIFIREHGSDRAAALAHGSVRDAFRQVFRDRDLRWLYLTSVLGGGGRGLGVANLFALIYLTKVIGVDAATSGLMYGVLIVFSVPTPLIAGWLSDRVGRKPVIVGVYVGGAIGYVAFLLAGSSIVGLWVGLVIMGSFSFAESGQLQALLADIAPAAVRDTSYAAYFTLAFGVGSLWTALYGVIIDGLGPSTGVPIVFVLMAATFLLAAVTTVFIRERRSPAQVVM